In one window of Hyla sarda isolate aHylSar1 chromosome 1, aHylSar1.hap1, whole genome shotgun sequence DNA:
- the LOC130303900 gene encoding dentin sialophosphoprotein-like isoform X1, translating into MPTPMQICTVGCSQYHRQRWHTQNEAHNQIPVSRMKTFLFYGYLLGLTLASPITISQERKEGLRRIDNHENNGDHHENSANKQMQPYRTEIPKMNPTMHRSLNDNIIGMQAKKDDSGVRKQTSNIEIRRSPKIKIQHRRDLSHLPQKLPKKKTGGKKPRPNKIIHSNQNVYNTSRKIPKNDMLKHKLVKGSIMKQLQKRSIDYEDTPSDPYQSPDISYDWDSQESFKENDESQDQNESVGWTKNAEDFSSNITDTTDSSESDPISSNESGNPTGSPESSNPSGPNEADSSNESSYNTESEDSFSDVINNAIVLEEESDPLESAEPNVQNSAFTTPVTESNNEHSKSRSSSDSVSQDTSSQSNEPDESSKSSDSVSNESSNSSDSNVPSHSTESITHLEYSAENMEDTGVIEENDVIEENEIHR; encoded by the exons ATGCCCACTCCCATGCAGATTTGCACTGTTGGCTGTTCACAATATCATAGACAGAGGTGGCATACCCAAAATGAAGCACATAATCAG atTCCTGTTTCAAGAATGAAAACGTTTCTCTTTTATGGATATCTCCTTGGTTTAACTCTTGCATCACCA ATCACAATATCTCAAGAACGCAAAGAAGGTCTGAGGAGGATTGACAATCACGAGAATAATGGAGATCATCATGAAAACTCTGCCAACAAACAGATGCAGCCATATAGAACAGAAATACCTAAAATGAATCCCACAATGCACCGGTCATTAAATGACAATATTATTGGTATGCAAGCCAAGAAGGACGATTCAGGGGTCAGGAAACAAACATCCAACATAGAGATAAGAAGAAGTCCCAAAATAAAGATCCAACATAGAAGAGATCTGAGTCACCTGCCCCAAAAACTTCCAAAAAAGAAAACCGGTGGAAAAAAACCCAGGCCAAATaaaatcattcattcaaatcaaaATGTTTATAACACATCAAGAAAAATACCTAAAAATGACATGTTGAAACACAAACTGGTAAAAGGAAGCATTATGAAACAATTACAAAAAAGAAGCATCGACTATGAAGATACTCCCAGTGATCCTTACCAGTCACCAGACATTTCCTATGACTGGGACTCACAAGAAAGTTTCAAAGAGAATGATGAGTCACAAGATCAAAATGAGTCTGTGGGATGGACCAAAAATGCAGAAGATTTCTCCTCAAATATCACAGATACCACTGACTCAAGTGAATCTGATCCCATTAGTTCGAATGAGTCAGGCAACCCCACAGGTTCCCCAGAATCTAGCAATCCCTCGGGGCCAAATGAAGCTGATAGTTCAAATGAGTCTAGTTACAATACTGAATCAGAGGACTCTTTCAGTGATGTCATTAATAACGCAATTGTTTTAGAAGAAGAAAGTGACCCTTTAGAATCGGCTGAGCCCAATGTACAAAACAGTGCTTTCACGACTCCAGTAACTGAGAGCAACAATGAGCATAGTAAATCTAGGTCCTCAAGTGACTCAGTGAGTCAAGATACATCAAGTCAATCCAATGAGCCTGATGAATCTAGTAAATCAAGTGATTCTGTTTCCAATGAATCTAGTAATTCAAGCGACTCGAATGTCCCTAGTCATTCCACAGAGTCCATCACACACTTAGAATACAGCGCAGAAAACATGGAAGACACAGGTGTGATAGAAGAAAATGATGTGATAGAAGAAAATGAGATACATCGATGA
- the LOC130303900 gene encoding dentin sialophosphoprotein-like isoform X2, with translation MRKKRKDNREDVTQIPVSRMKTFLFYGYLLGLTLASPITISQERKEGLRRIDNHENNGDHHENSANKQMQPYRTEIPKMNPTMHRSLNDNIIGMQAKKDDSGVRKQTSNIEIRRSPKIKIQHRRDLSHLPQKLPKKKTGGKKPRPNKIIHSNQNVYNTSRKIPKNDMLKHKLVKGSIMKQLQKRSIDYEDTPSDPYQSPDISYDWDSQESFKENDESQDQNESVGWTKNAEDFSSNITDTTDSSESDPISSNESGNPTGSPESSNPSGPNEADSSNESSYNTESEDSFSDVINNAIVLEEESDPLESAEPNVQNSAFTTPVTESNNEHSKSRSSSDSVSQDTSSQSNEPDESSKSSDSVSNESSNSSDSNVPSHSTESITHLEYSAENMEDTGVIEENDVIEENEIHR, from the exons atTCCTGTTTCAAGAATGAAAACGTTTCTCTTTTATGGATATCTCCTTGGTTTAACTCTTGCATCACCA ATCACAATATCTCAAGAACGCAAAGAAGGTCTGAGGAGGATTGACAATCACGAGAATAATGGAGATCATCATGAAAACTCTGCCAACAAACAGATGCAGCCATATAGAACAGAAATACCTAAAATGAATCCCACAATGCACCGGTCATTAAATGACAATATTATTGGTATGCAAGCCAAGAAGGACGATTCAGGGGTCAGGAAACAAACATCCAACATAGAGATAAGAAGAAGTCCCAAAATAAAGATCCAACATAGAAGAGATCTGAGTCACCTGCCCCAAAAACTTCCAAAAAAGAAAACCGGTGGAAAAAAACCCAGGCCAAATaaaatcattcattcaaatcaaaATGTTTATAACACATCAAGAAAAATACCTAAAAATGACATGTTGAAACACAAACTGGTAAAAGGAAGCATTATGAAACAATTACAAAAAAGAAGCATCGACTATGAAGATACTCCCAGTGATCCTTACCAGTCACCAGACATTTCCTATGACTGGGACTCACAAGAAAGTTTCAAAGAGAATGATGAGTCACAAGATCAAAATGAGTCTGTGGGATGGACCAAAAATGCAGAAGATTTCTCCTCAAATATCACAGATACCACTGACTCAAGTGAATCTGATCCCATTAGTTCGAATGAGTCAGGCAACCCCACAGGTTCCCCAGAATCTAGCAATCCCTCGGGGCCAAATGAAGCTGATAGTTCAAATGAGTCTAGTTACAATACTGAATCAGAGGACTCTTTCAGTGATGTCATTAATAACGCAATTGTTTTAGAAGAAGAAAGTGACCCTTTAGAATCGGCTGAGCCCAATGTACAAAACAGTGCTTTCACGACTCCAGTAACTGAGAGCAACAATGAGCATAGTAAATCTAGGTCCTCAAGTGACTCAGTGAGTCAAGATACATCAAGTCAATCCAATGAGCCTGATGAATCTAGTAAATCAAGTGATTCTGTTTCCAATGAATCTAGTAATTCAAGCGACTCGAATGTCCCTAGTCATTCCACAGAGTCCATCACACACTTAGAATACAGCGCAGAAAACATGGAAGACACAGGTGTGATAGAAGAAAATGATGTGATAGAAGAAAATGAGATACATCGATGA
- the LOC130303900 gene encoding dentin sialophosphoprotein-like isoform X3 encodes MKKQQGPPIPVSRMKTFLFYGYLLGLTLASPITISQERKEGLRRIDNHENNGDHHENSANKQMQPYRTEIPKMNPTMHRSLNDNIIGMQAKKDDSGVRKQTSNIEIRRSPKIKIQHRRDLSHLPQKLPKKKTGGKKPRPNKIIHSNQNVYNTSRKIPKNDMLKHKLVKGSIMKQLQKRSIDYEDTPSDPYQSPDISYDWDSQESFKENDESQDQNESVGWTKNAEDFSSNITDTTDSSESDPISSNESGNPTGSPESSNPSGPNEADSSNESSYNTESEDSFSDVINNAIVLEEESDPLESAEPNVQNSAFTTPVTESNNEHSKSRSSSDSVSQDTSSQSNEPDESSKSSDSVSNESSNSSDSNVPSHSTESITHLEYSAENMEDTGVIEENDVIEENEIHR; translated from the exons atTCCTGTTTCAAGAATGAAAACGTTTCTCTTTTATGGATATCTCCTTGGTTTAACTCTTGCATCACCA ATCACAATATCTCAAGAACGCAAAGAAGGTCTGAGGAGGATTGACAATCACGAGAATAATGGAGATCATCATGAAAACTCTGCCAACAAACAGATGCAGCCATATAGAACAGAAATACCTAAAATGAATCCCACAATGCACCGGTCATTAAATGACAATATTATTGGTATGCAAGCCAAGAAGGACGATTCAGGGGTCAGGAAACAAACATCCAACATAGAGATAAGAAGAAGTCCCAAAATAAAGATCCAACATAGAAGAGATCTGAGTCACCTGCCCCAAAAACTTCCAAAAAAGAAAACCGGTGGAAAAAAACCCAGGCCAAATaaaatcattcattcaaatcaaaATGTTTATAACACATCAAGAAAAATACCTAAAAATGACATGTTGAAACACAAACTGGTAAAAGGAAGCATTATGAAACAATTACAAAAAAGAAGCATCGACTATGAAGATACTCCCAGTGATCCTTACCAGTCACCAGACATTTCCTATGACTGGGACTCACAAGAAAGTTTCAAAGAGAATGATGAGTCACAAGATCAAAATGAGTCTGTGGGATGGACCAAAAATGCAGAAGATTTCTCCTCAAATATCACAGATACCACTGACTCAAGTGAATCTGATCCCATTAGTTCGAATGAGTCAGGCAACCCCACAGGTTCCCCAGAATCTAGCAATCCCTCGGGGCCAAATGAAGCTGATAGTTCAAATGAGTCTAGTTACAATACTGAATCAGAGGACTCTTTCAGTGATGTCATTAATAACGCAATTGTTTTAGAAGAAGAAAGTGACCCTTTAGAATCGGCTGAGCCCAATGTACAAAACAGTGCTTTCACGACTCCAGTAACTGAGAGCAACAATGAGCATAGTAAATCTAGGTCCTCAAGTGACTCAGTGAGTCAAGATACATCAAGTCAATCCAATGAGCCTGATGAATCTAGTAAATCAAGTGATTCTGTTTCCAATGAATCTAGTAATTCAAGCGACTCGAATGTCCCTAGTCATTCCACAGAGTCCATCACACACTTAGAATACAGCGCAGAAAACATGGAAGACACAGGTGTGATAGAAGAAAATGATGTGATAGAAGAAAATGAGATACATCGATGA
- the LOC130303900 gene encoding dentin sialophosphoprotein-like isoform X4: MKTFLFYGYLLGLTLASPITISQERKEGLRRIDNHENNGDHHENSANKQMQPYRTEIPKMNPTMHRSLNDNIIGMQAKKDDSGVRKQTSNIEIRRSPKIKIQHRRDLSHLPQKLPKKKTGGKKPRPNKIIHSNQNVYNTSRKIPKNDMLKHKLVKGSIMKQLQKRSIDYEDTPSDPYQSPDISYDWDSQESFKENDESQDQNESVGWTKNAEDFSSNITDTTDSSESDPISSNESGNPTGSPESSNPSGPNEADSSNESSYNTESEDSFSDVINNAIVLEEESDPLESAEPNVQNSAFTTPVTESNNEHSKSRSSSDSVSQDTSSQSNEPDESSKSSDSVSNESSNSSDSNVPSHSTESITHLEYSAENMEDTGVIEENDVIEENEIHR; this comes from the exons ATGAAAACGTTTCTCTTTTATGGATATCTCCTTGGTTTAACTCTTGCATCACCA ATCACAATATCTCAAGAACGCAAAGAAGGTCTGAGGAGGATTGACAATCACGAGAATAATGGAGATCATCATGAAAACTCTGCCAACAAACAGATGCAGCCATATAGAACAGAAATACCTAAAATGAATCCCACAATGCACCGGTCATTAAATGACAATATTATTGGTATGCAAGCCAAGAAGGACGATTCAGGGGTCAGGAAACAAACATCCAACATAGAGATAAGAAGAAGTCCCAAAATAAAGATCCAACATAGAAGAGATCTGAGTCACCTGCCCCAAAAACTTCCAAAAAAGAAAACCGGTGGAAAAAAACCCAGGCCAAATaaaatcattcattcaaatcaaaATGTTTATAACACATCAAGAAAAATACCTAAAAATGACATGTTGAAACACAAACTGGTAAAAGGAAGCATTATGAAACAATTACAAAAAAGAAGCATCGACTATGAAGATACTCCCAGTGATCCTTACCAGTCACCAGACATTTCCTATGACTGGGACTCACAAGAAAGTTTCAAAGAGAATGATGAGTCACAAGATCAAAATGAGTCTGTGGGATGGACCAAAAATGCAGAAGATTTCTCCTCAAATATCACAGATACCACTGACTCAAGTGAATCTGATCCCATTAGTTCGAATGAGTCAGGCAACCCCACAGGTTCCCCAGAATCTAGCAATCCCTCGGGGCCAAATGAAGCTGATAGTTCAAATGAGTCTAGTTACAATACTGAATCAGAGGACTCTTTCAGTGATGTCATTAATAACGCAATTGTTTTAGAAGAAGAAAGTGACCCTTTAGAATCGGCTGAGCCCAATGTACAAAACAGTGCTTTCACGACTCCAGTAACTGAGAGCAACAATGAGCATAGTAAATCTAGGTCCTCAAGTGACTCAGTGAGTCAAGATACATCAAGTCAATCCAATGAGCCTGATGAATCTAGTAAATCAAGTGATTCTGTTTCCAATGAATCTAGTAATTCAAGCGACTCGAATGTCCCTAGTCATTCCACAGAGTCCATCACACACTTAGAATACAGCGCAGAAAACATGGAAGACACAGGTGTGATAGAAGAAAATGATGTGATAGAAGAAAATGAGATACATCGATGA